The following are encoded in a window of Zingiber officinale cultivar Zhangliang unplaced genomic scaffold, Zo_v1.1 ctg42, whole genome shotgun sequence genomic DNA:
- the LOC122037439 gene encoding probable disease resistance protein At4g19520, with protein sequence MNMDNLRKLTIKQLSNVRSLEKANMVNLVKKRYLISLELDWNVANNPDDDASNPDLDQPVLAALQPYPTIRELTIRGYKGGRPAPWMDTSLSLLGNLQLNACTSLEELPSLWKLPCLKFLKLNEMNAIRSLGCHFSSQIDIQFPVLEQLGFYDLPLLEEWNGADDYIWFPHLKSFKICDYPKLKKIPDLPLSIKNLTLENLGLEALPRSYNYKCSNGSRTFGGFQRLMMSLETLQISECPKIVQIGLIDEDDDHLLPSSLKELTLSILFKDDDLASYLQGLTLLTGLSLYFSPGVESLPLANELEHLTALQRLYIKSGETLTSPGGLYIIKSLTSLSISDCPKFLSAAEVESEEFLKDKTRKHAVSSSSVFDHSASDKVTSILPSSLEYLSFTDSGISQESLGRCLQGLSSLKDLKVSGCHRLVSLPNIEYLHNLTALQKLRIYDCKELCELESLTGLASLRILEIKRCSKLATTTEQSATKKKKGALPSLEDIDIDDIFYLPMIPISEKLKTLYIISSDKELTCFPSEIEESLLQYRKSLENLHLYRMSHLQSLPASLESFSSLKFLRIHSAPELKSLPRMPASLERLTIYGCSAKLEKRYQKNIGRDCPNIKYIEITADKEDKAEAQVNCNWVSSRLWRSA encoded by the exons ATGAATATGGATAATCTCCGTAAATTAACCATTAAACAACTTTCCAATGTGCGAAGTCTTGAAAAGGCCAATATGGTCAACTTGGTCAAGAAACGTTATCTCATAAGCCTGGAACTGGACTGGAATGTTGCAAATAATCCTGATGATGATGCAAGTAATCCGGACCTTGATCAACCTGTTCTGGCAGCTCTACAACCCTATCCTACAATTAGAGAACTCACCATTAGAGGGTACAAAGGGGGTAGGCCTGCACCATGGATGGATACTTCTCTTTCTCTCCTTGGAAATCTTCAACTTAATGCTTGTACAAGTTTGGAAGAGCTGCCCTCTCTATGGAAGTTGCCCTGCCTTAAGTTTCtgaaattgaatgaaatgaatgcAATAAGAAGTTTGGGTTGTCACTTCTCTAGCCAGATCGACATACAATTTCCAGTTTTAGAGCAACTTGGATTTTATGACCTTCCCCTCTTGGAGGAATGGAATGGTGCGGATGACTATATATGGTTCCCTCATCTCAAAAGCTTCAAAATTTGTGACTATCCCAAACTAAAGAAAATTCCTGACCTCCCGTTGTCTATAAAGAATCTCACACTGGAAAATTTGGGTTTAGAAGCTCTTCCACGATCCTACAACTACAAGTGTTCCAATGGTTCTAGGACATTTGGAGGATTTCAGCGGCTGATGATGTCCCTCGAGACCCTTCAAATTTCTGAGTGTCCAAAAATTGTGCAGATTGGATTAATCGACGAAGATGATGATCATCTCCTTCCGTCGTCACTGAAAGAACTTACACTTTCAATTCTTTTCAAAGATGATGATTTGGCAAGTTATCTACAAGGTCTTACTTTGCTCACTGGCTTATCTTTATATTTTTCTCCGGGCGTGGAATCACTTCCTTTAGCAAATGAGCTGGAACATCTGACTGCACTTCAAAGGTTGTATATCAAGAGTGGTGAAACCTTGACTTCACCAGGAGGCTTATATATTATAAAATCTCTTACATCTTTGAGCATTTCTGATTGTCCGAAATTCCTCTCTGCTGCTGAGGTTGAGTcagaggaatttttaaaagacAAGACAAGGAAGCATGCGGTATCATCTTCCTCAGTTTTTGATCACTCTGCAAGTGATAAGGTTACTAGCATCCTTCCCTCCTCCCTTGAATATCTATCTTTTACAGACTCTGGCATTTCGCAAGAGTCATTGGGTCGATGTCTTCAAGGTCTTTCCTCACTGAAAGATTTGAAAGTATCAGGTTGCCATCGTTTGGTGTCTCTTCCCAACATAGAGTATCTGCATAATCTGACAGCGTTGCAGAAATTGAGGATTTATGATTGTAAAGAATTATGTGAATTGGAGTCATTGACGGGACTTGCCTCCCTCAGAATATTGGAGATTAAGCGCTGCTCCAAATTAGCAACAACAACAGAACAAAGTGCCACAAAGAAAAAGAAGGGAGCATTACCTTCACTTGAAGACATTGATATCGACGACATCTTCTATCTACCCATGATACCGATTTCAGAAAAGCTAAAGACCCTTTATATCATAAGTAGTGACAAAGAGCTCACTTGTTTCCCTTCTGAGATAGAGGAGTCGTTGTTGCAATATCGGAAGTCTCTGGAAAATTTACATTTGTATCGGATGTCTCATCTGCAATCTTTACCCGCAAGTTTGGAGAGCTTTTCATCGCTCAAGTTTCTTCGTATACATTCTGCTCCAGAACTCAAGTCACTGCCCAGGATGCCTGCCTCCTTGGAGAGACTGACAATTTATGGATGCAGTGCAAAGCTTGAGAAGCGTTACCAAAAGAACATCGGTCGGGACTGCCCTAACATCAAGTACATTGAAATTACAGCTGACAAAGAGGACAAGGCCGAG GCTCAAGTCAATTGCAACTGGGTCAGCAGCAGACTTTGGCGTTCCGCATGA
- the LOC122037441 gene encoding putative disease resistance protein RGA3, which produces MGKTALAQEVFDHFKNVKKEHFDIKIWVCDSLPDLNSSNLTKKILEYSTGRSESGPLELIPEKLKEKLHSKRFLLVLDDAWDDKNQREWEKLCAPLLYGQKGSWVLLTTRSKSVANMVAREIKGTMMPMMLQGLSEDECLSLLYEHAFAGQDPNGFPLLKEIGREIVKKLKGVPLLAKSIGGALNSKLEADHWTNILRSELWKRSQDSTYNFIPVLTLSYVMLPPRLKRCFAYCSIFPQDYKFNK; this is translated from the coding sequence ATGGGGAAAACTGCACTCGCTCAAGAAGTCTTTGATCATTTTAAAAATGTGAAAAAGGAACACTTCGACATCAAAATCTGGGTATGTGACTCCTTACCTGATCTCAATTCATCAAATCTTACGAAGAAAATTCTAGAGTATTCAACTGGCAGATCTGAATCTGGGCCATTGGAATTAATACCAGAGAAACTCAAGGAAAAATTACATTCCAAAAGATTTTTACTTGTCCTAGATGATGCTTGGGATGACAAAAATCAGAGAGAGTGGGAGAAACTATGTGCTCCATTGTTATATGGCCAAAAGGGTAGTTGGGTACTATTAACAACTAGATCAAAATCAGTTGCAAATATGGTTGCAAGAGAAATCAAAGGTACAATGATGCCAATGATGTTGCAAGGATTGTCAGAGGATGAATGTCTTTCACTCCTATACGAGCATGCATTTGCTGGTCAAGACCCAAATGGATTTCCACTGCTTAAAGAAATTGGCAGAGAAATAGTAAAGAAATTGAAAGGTGTACCTCTTCTAGCAAAGTCAATTGGAGGAGCGTTGAATAGTAAACTAGAAGCAGATCACTGGACAAACATTTTAAGAAGTGAATTATGGAAAAGGTCACAAGATTCAACATACAATTTCATTCCAGTTCTAACCCTGAGTTACGTGATGCTTCCACCACGCTTGAAGCGGTGCTTTGCCTACTGCAGTATATTCCCTCAAGATTACAAATTTAACAAGTAA